GTCCCCTGAGGCCCCTGTGGCGTATTGAGGAACTTCAGTTTTCAGCCAAAGGATTTTTAATCGATAGCAGCACCCGGGACGACAACGACCGGATTTTTCTATTTACTGATTTTCAGCTAACCATTCCTAAATGGAAAATTGATCTCCCCCAGACGCCTTACCAGCTCCATTTGGAGGAACTGGCAGTGAATTCTCGCCACAAAGAGGTGTCGATTGGTCAACTTAAGCTTACACCGCGCATCTCTAGAGCAGATTATGTCAGGCAGGACCGCCAGAATAAAGCGTTAATCGATTTGGTCCTGAGGAGCTTCACGATATCCGGTGTTGACTTTTTACAGCTGAGCAAATCCGGGAAGCTTATCGCAGAAACGGCCAATATCGATAAAGGAACCCTGGAGCTGTTCAAGGATAAACGCTTCCAGAAAGAAACGGTATCAAAAATAGGGCAATCCCCTGCCCAGCAACTGATGCAGATTCCGATATGCTTTAGCATACCGCACATAAAAATCAGCGATTTCGATCTTTCCTATCAGGAGATCGGCGAAAAATATGGAAGACAGGGTAGGATAGACTTCAATGCCATTCATGGCAGTCTCGCCAACGTGACCAACGACACGACAGTTTTACGCAAGAAGCCGTTACTGGTGGCAGATTTGAGGGGTCGCATTTATGGTCAGGGAGAACTCCAAGCATTATTCAAGTTCAATCTCCTGAGCCCCAAAGGAGCATATTCCTACCGCGGTTCCCTGAGCCTCATGTCGATGCTGCACTTCAACAGTATTCTGACTCCACTGCTCAATATTCGAGTCGCTTCTGGGAGCTTGCGCCATGCCGCCTTTGATATACAGGCGGACGAGTGGAACAGCAGAGGAACAATGGATTTTAAATATCACGGTTTTGGTTTGGAGATACTTAACAAACCAAGCAAGGGCGGGGGAAAGAAAGCTATTGTTTCTTTTTTCGCGAACAAGTTTATCATCAACGATAGTAATCCCGATGCGAATGAGCGATATCGTCGCGCAGAAATAGCGCAGCAACGCGTAGCGGAGCACCCTTTTTTCAAATCTATTTGGAAAACGCTTTTGGAAGGCATTATGTATTCCACTGGCGTTAATCCCAAGTTCGTTCCCGATTAAGTTCCGTCGCCTCCACAGGATATGGGGACGTTTTGGTTAAAGCTTGTTAAGGAGAAAAGGGACTTTTTGACCGGACGACTCCAAGCATTGCCGATGTCTATGCCCAGGTGTAGTGCCTTTCCATTTGGAGCGTCCCGCCTGATAGCGAAACGATCATAACGCCTAGGGTTGTCAAGCGCAAAACGGAGTTTCGATCGTCGGTAGCGATACCCTCGGCGGTTGTTTCCAAACGTGGTTTACGTCGTTCGCAGGCAAGAGAATTGGCGGGACTCACTCGGCACGCTCGCTTGGTGCCCCATGCTTCGGGGTTCGCTCGATAAGGTTGAGCAATCGAGCTTAGCGGAGGGAGAACTCCAGGAAGTACCATACTGCAAGAAAACTGGATGCCGCGATGAGCAAAAGCTGTAAAGTCTTTTTTAACTTAAAGATTGTTTTAGTGTGAGTCTCACGAGTGCATTTCATTTTCCTAGGGATAATTCTGTTTGAAGCTCTATAGTGAGTTCAAATATTAAGTGAATGATATTAGGCAATATTCGTTCCATTTAGGGTTTTCATCTTCCTAAATTCCTTATTTAGAATTGATTTAAGGGAAGTGGCTTTTATGGAAGCGTGGATATTCCATCTGAAACGGATGCCATACGCTAGTTCAAAACGTTATCCCTCAGATCGTGATTTTGAGCGGGTTTCTGCCCTCAATTTTTGCAGCCAGTTGATTGGCATGCGATCCTTGAGGTAAGGAGTTAAAATTTTATCCTTGCATTGATTCTAGTCACAGAGCTTCTGCGATCTAGGGTGTTCCATAGTCGCTCATTTCCCAATCCATCCTGCTGCTTGGTCAATTTGATCTTTGAGACGATAGGACGCTGGCTTAAACAAATATATCCAGGTGGTTGGGCCTATCCTGAGTCAGGAAGCCTGTTAGTTAGCTTCCTGTAAAAGAGGTCCAATAGATGGAAAATGTTAAGGTTTTGTGCTAGGTAGTGTAAAAAAATGAAACTATTTCTAGGTGTTTGTTTCAAAAAAAGCTATTTTGAAGCGAATCAACTACGATGGTATGAAATGTCCGAATTGTAACCAGACGCTATTAATAGCTGAAAGACACAGGGTAGAAATAGATTACTGCCCGAACTGCAGAGGGGTTTGGCTTGATAAAGGCGAACTGGATAAACTGTTAGATTATGCTGGAAATCAAAATTTAAGTTCACAAGCCCCGGTTGCTGAGGAAAGAAGTCGGCCGAAGGATAATGACCGGTATGATTACGACCGCAGGCAACATGATTATTCGGAAAACCGGAATCATGATAGGCATAATGACCACTATGGCCAGCGGAACTACCAGAAAAAAAAGAAATCTTTTCTTTCCGACTTCTTCGATTTTGATTAGTATATAAAAAGATGGTTGGTCTATCTATATCTGCGAAATAGAATGGAACTCCGCCAAAGCTACCCTTGTAGTCTGGCCAGTCGCTACGGGCTGCCTGTTTGGTGAAATTGTCTAAGCCCGACAGCCGGGTTGTGCTCACATTCGCAAGAGTCTTAGAAGCGTTTAGCACGGAATGGAGTTCTCGAATATGAAAAAAACTGAATCTCAGAAACGTTCTTTGGGTGGGCAGAAATTTTTGAACATGCGATTAGAACAGCTGTGGAAGAAGGGTAGGGGTAAAGTCAGCGGGATGAGGCCATCGGAAAAATAGTAAACTAGATGTCGAGAATACGCGGCAAGTACTATAAAACAAGGGCTAATTTTGCCATTTTTCATCATCCGTATGACTTAAAAACTGGGTGGTTTACTTGGCGATATAATGAAAGTGAGTTTTTTCGTACGGCTGTCATAAAGCTCAGCCCTAGTGAGTATGACTTATTCTTTTTTCACCACCTGGAGCATTACCTACAACCGGACAGGGGACCTATCGAGAGTTTTTGGATCACTCGCTGAGAACCTTGCAAAGCGGAATAGCCGCATTGCCGCGTAAAACAACGAAACATAATCTTGAGAAGATGTACACCAAGCGCGTCCGGCTCCAAAAGTTCCACCACTTTTTGAAAATTAAGCGGGGTTTCCGTTGACCCATCCAGCAAAGCTGCCCAGCCTCGAGATCGTTTCACTAGTTGAATTTTCTTATCCATTGACCCGCTGAGTTATACGGCATTTAAGCCGTTGCATAGTACCTTTGCCTTACCTTGGGGCGCGCTTTTTTGTCTGATCGTAAAAAAAAACGAACCGATGGCGTAGCCATTTGTCCTACTAATAAAAACAGCTATGCTTCCAATTCCACTGTTCTCCATCGTTAAGACAGCGAAAGATCTGTTAACGTCCGGTATTACGACGGTCGATAAATCAATGACTTTTCCCGTTATGCTCCCACAGGATTTCGAACAGCTTTCTTTGGGTTCCTTGTTCTATCTTGAGGAACAGCGAGCTCCGAGAGCTTCACACGGTCTATACCATTGATGGTAGAGAGTGGTACCTGCGAGCAAACGATCGGGCGATTTTTCTTGGAGAATACCCCGATGTATACCAGCCACGCAGTTAAATGCTTGCCCGTTTTGCTGGATCCTCATGAAGACTTTCCTTTGATCGAACGTTTAAGTGCAATGCGGAAGGAATGGTCTGCTCGCCGCTCCGTATGTAGCGTATTAATCATTGTTATTCAAACCCTTCTTAGCGCTTCGCGCTCGCCCAGCTGGTGAGAAAAGAGGCGATCTTTAGCATCGAAGGATTAGCATGTTATAAAGCTTTTTTTCTGGATATGTCTGTTTGCAAAGGCTATCAAAAACGTTCATGCCTATAGGTGTTTTAATGGAAACATGAAAGTTTTGTTCGCTATGCTATCCTCAATGATGGATATTTTTTTATGAATAAGCGTGGAATGTCAGCGTAGTCATTTTCCCGGCACGAAAGAAAATCCTACTTAAAAATCGCGAGTAGTCTCCAATTATTCCAGCCGTATCCATACCTATCCATAGCCATTATAGGCTGAAAGTAATGTTATCGGCACCATTATCTTCTTTGGCCCGCTCGATAGGGTCCTTAGGCGGTACTCCCTTTATCACATTCAAAAAAACGAAATAATCTCCCAGTGGTTCATTGGTAAGATGCAGAGCAAATGGCTTTGCTATTTTTTTAACTTTAAACA
The DNA window shown above is from Sphingobacterium hotanense and carries:
- a CDS encoding AsmA family protein codes for the protein MIERKGHFLYQVPGRTVLLVAAFVLTIVVLGLSLRPVLERTLTRKLQESAQGKFNLTLEGARLELFPLRLHIEHLRASSDSAVALREKDAFQPWEFQAEGVSINGLSVWPAVFSKKISIKTITIDTLMLDISRTSSDGNSESGYQKILVSVRQKINSLAVDEFSIASLNLSYKNAARPLRPLWRIEELQFSAKGFLIDSSTRDDNDRIFLFTDFQLTIPKWKIDLPQTPYQLHLEELAVNSRHKEVSIGQLKLTPRISRADYVRQDRQNKALIDLVLRSFTISGVDFLQLSKSGKLIAETANIDKGTLELFKDKRFQKETVSKIGQSPAQQLMQIPICFSIPHIKISDFDLSYQEIGEKYGRQGRIDFNAIHGSLANVTNDTTVLRKKPLLVADLRGRIYGQGELQALFKFNLLSPKGAYSYRGSLSLMSMLHFNSILTPLLNIRVASGSLRHAAFDIQADEWNSRGTMDFKYHGFGLEILNKPSKGGGKKAIVSFFANKFIINDSNPDANERYRRAEIAQQRVAEHPFFKSIWKTLLEGIMYSTGVNPKFVPD
- a CDS encoding TFIIB-type zinc ribbon-containing protein, whose product is MKRINYDGMKCPNCNQTLLIAERHRVEIDYCPNCRGVWLDKGELDKLLDYAGNQNLSSQAPVAEERSRPKDNDRYDYDRRQHDYSENRNHDRHNDHYGQRNYQKKKKSFLSDFFDFD